The stretch of DNA TTCTGCGAAAACTGACTGACCTTCGGCAAAGGCAACCTCGTATCCGTTGTCTTTGGCAGTGACGCCGCCTTCGATAATGGTCACATCACCGATGAAGTCGGCTACATAGACGGAATTTGGCGCCTCATAGATTTGCGATGGGGTGTCGGCTTGAATGATCTTGCCGTGGTCCATGACAGCGACGCGGCTTGCGACAGTCATCGCCTCTTCTTGGTCGTGGGTCACGATCACGAAGGTGGTGCCAGTCTTTTCCTGTATGTCCATCAGTTCAAACTGTGTGTCCTGACGCAGCTTGGCATCAAGTGCACCCAGCGGCTCATCCAGTAAAAGCAGCTTGGGGGCTTTAGCGAGTGAGCGGGCCAGTGCAACGCGTTGGCGTTGGCCGCCAGAAATCTGGTGCGGTTTGCGGCGAGCAAATTGCTCTAACCGCGTCAGCTTGAGCATCTCTTCGACGCGGGCTTCGATCTGATCTTTGGGCATTTTGTCCCGGCGTAGGCCAAAGGCGATGTTTTCCCAGATCGAGAGGTGTGGGAACAGCGCGTAAGACTGGAACATCATGTTCACGGCGCGTTTGTTCGGGGGGATGGGGGCGATGTCTTCGCCACCCAGCAAGATAGTGCCTTCGGTTGGAGTTTCGAAACCCGCCAGCATCCGCATCATCGTGGTTTTACCGCAGCCTGAAGGGCCAAGCAGGGCAAAAAATTCTTGTTCGTAGATATCAAACGACTGGTTGTCGATCGCGGTGAAGTCGCCGTAACGCTTAGTCACATTTTTGAACTGAATAAGCGGCTTGGCGGCGGGATCTTCCCACGGAGCAAATACGGTCTGGTTCATCACTATCCCCGGATAAAAAAGAGCCCGCGCAAATTGTTTGCGCGGGCCAAATTATAAAGCTTTAGGTGCCTGATTTGATCTTTGTCCACATCCGGGTCGCTTTACGCTGAACCTTTGGCGGATAGGATTCCTTGATGTAGAGGTTCTTTACAGTCTCTTCATCAGGGTAGATCGCGGTGTCGTCGATTACGTCTTCAACCAGAAACTCTTGCGAGGCCAAGTTGCCGTTGGCGTAATAGACATAGTTGGACGCCGCCGCCATGTTTTGCGCGTCCATGATGAAGTTCAGGAACTTATGCGCACCTTCTGGGTTTGGTGCGTCGACCGGGATGGTCATTTGGTCGAACCACATCAGGGCGCCTTCTTTTGGGGCGTTGTATTCGATTTCTACACCGTTCTCGGCCTCAGCCGCGCGGTCACGGGCTTGCAGAATGTCACCTGACCAGCCGAAGGCCACACAGATGTCACCGTTTGCCAAAGCGTTGATGTACTCTGAGCTGTGGAACTTTTTGATATAAGGGCGGACCGCCGCCAGAATGGGCTCTGCCTTTTCCACGACTTCAGGATCCATGCTGTTTGGATCTTCGCCGATGTATTTCAGCGCCGCCGGGATCATCTCATCCGGGGCATCGAGGAAATAAACGCCGCATGAGGCCAGCTTTTCCATGTTGGCTGGATCAAATACCAATGCCAGAGAATCCGTTGGTGCGTCATCACCAAGTGCTTCGGCAACTTTTGCGGTGTTTATGCCCAGGCCAGTTGTGCCCCACATGTAGTTGATTGAATATTCATTTCCGGGATCATATAGCGCGGTGCGATCTTTGATCGGTTCCCACATGTTTGCGGAATTGGGCAGCTGTGATGCGTCCAATTTCTGGAACGCACCTGCCTGGATCTGGCGGGCCATGAACGAGCCGGTCGGAACAACCACGTCATAACCTGAGCCACCAGCCAGCAGTTTGGTTTCGAGGACTTCGTTGCTGTCGAAGACATCGTAGATCAGATCGATCCCGGTTTCCTCTTCGAATTTCGCCAGTAGTTCTTCGTCGATGTAATCGGACCAGTTATAAACCCGCACCTCTTCTGCCGCAGCGCTGAGTGCGCCAAGGGCCAGAGTGGCGGTTGTGGTCAGGATTAGTCTTTTCATGGTTTTCTCCCGTTGGTCGGCATGTCTATGACGCCTTGCGCGGATTTGATCAAATTATTACGCGTTTGGCAATATGGTAATGTTTTCACGCAGAGGCTAAACTCGCAAGAACAGAGATAGATAAAGCCGCAACAAGGGCCCTAAAAATGAACAAGCCAGACAAAAAAATCGGCCAAGTGGTTCAAACAGCAGGAAGATTGCCTGCGCATGAGGTTGTATACCGCCGGTTAAGGGACCTGATTTTGTTTGGTGATTTAACACCGGGACAACCCGTAACAATTCAGGGTTTGACCGAGCGATTGGAGACGGGCATGACCCCGGTCCGCGAGGCAATCCGGCGCCTTACGGCTGAAAGCGCGTTGGAGTTTCAGGGTAACCGGCGCGTGTGTGTTCCGCTTTTGAATGCGGATAATATCAGCGAGTTAATTCTTGCAAGACAATGGCTTGACCCGCATCTGGCACTTCGCGCGACAGAACGTGCGACGCTGGAGGATCTGGATTTTCTTACAGCGATTGATTCGGATCATGACAATGCCATTAGAAAAGGGGACCTAAAAAGCTATCTGGAGCTTAATTATAAGTTTCACAAGCGGTTGTATAAAATTGCGGATGCGCCGATTCTTGCAGATCTGGCTGACGGGTTGTGGTTACGTTTTGGCCCATCTTTGCGTGTTGTTTGTGGCCGGATGGGAACGCAGAACCTGCCTGATAAACATAAAGAAGTTCTGAATGCTATGCATGCACGGGATGCTGAGGCCGCGGCCCGCGCCATTCGTGAGGATGTGATTCAAGGGATGGAGCAAGTGCGTCACGCTTTAGAGATTGAAGCCGCGCAGCATTGATTCGATTGACACGAAAAAATTTGATCATATTTTAGGGGCAAGCTTCGATGACCAAGCTTGGACATTGGTCACGTATAATTTCTTTAATGAGAAGGGCCTGTCATGACAGTCATTTCCAACCATATGCCGACGGCAGAACTTCAGGCGCTTGATGCGGCTCACCATTTGCACCCGTTTACCAATGGCGGCGAGCTGAACGAAAAAGGCGTGCGTGTTATTACACGCGCGACCGGTTCGACCTTGACCGACAGTGAGGGTAACGAAATTCTGGATGCCATGGCGGGCCTGTGGTGTGTGAATGTTGGCTATGGCCGCAAAGAAATGGCCGAAGTGGCTGCGCGCCAGATGCTTGAGCTGCCGTATTACAACACGTTCTTCCAGACCACACACGTTCCGGCGATTGCCTTGTCCGAACGTCTGGCGAAGTTGTCCCCTTACGATCTGAACCATGTGTTTTATGCGGGTTCGGGATCTGAGGCGAATGATACTAACATTCGTCTTGTACGCACCTATTGGGCCGAAAAAGGCCATCCTGGAAAGAAAACCATCATCGCGCGCAAGAATGGCTATCACGGGTCAACGGTGGGCAGTGGTTCGCTGGGTGGTATGACTGGTATGCATGCGCAGGGTGGCATGCCGATCCCGGACATTCATCATATCGACCAGCCAAACTGGTATGCTGAAGGTGGAGACATGGACCCGAATGAATTCGGGCTGCAGCGTGCGCGTGCACTGGAAGAGGCCATTCTGGAACTGGGTGAAGACAAGGTTGCTGCCTTTATCGGTGAGCCTATTCAGGGTGCAGGCGGGGTGATCATTCCGCCAGAAACATATTGGCCGGAAATTCAGCGTATCTGCGAGAAATACAACATCTTGCTGATCGCGGATGAGGTGATCACTGGTTTTGGCCGGACGGGCAACTGGTTTGGTTCAGAAACGTTCAACATCAAGCCGCATATCATGACCATCGCCAAGGGTTTGAGCTCTGGCTATGCGCCAATCGGCGGATCGCTGGTCTGCGATGAGGTGGCTGAGGTGCTGAATGGTTGCGAATTCAATCACGGCTATACCTATTCGGGCCATCCGGTAGCCTGTGCGGTTGCTTTGGAAAACCTGCGCTTGCTGGACGAAGAAGGTATCGTTGAAACAGCGAGTAAAGAAACGGGTCCGTATCTTAAGCAAAAATGGGACAGCCTTAACGACCATCCGTTGGTTGGGGAAACCCAGATCTGTGGCATGATGGGATCTCTGGCTCTGACACCGCATAAAGACAGCCGGGCGCAATTTGCGGCAGAGGCCGGTACGGCGGGTCTGATCTGTCGCGAGCATTGTTTTGCTAATGGTTTGATCATGCGTCATGTGGGAGACCGGATGGTGATTTCGCCTCCACTGGTCATCACCAAGGGTGATATCGATGCATTGGCTGAACGCGCATGGAAGGCGCTGGATCAGGCGCATGCGCAGCTGAAAAGTGAAGGGCTGATGCAAGCGGCTAGCTAATAGCTGGCTGGCGGGGTCGTTTGTGGAGAATCAGAATCGGGTCAAAGTTGGTGCCCGTCGATTTTTCATTTGAATACCTGTGATTTTCAAGAAACCGCAAGCAGCTTGGCTCTTGTGGTTTCTTATTAATCTAGGTCTTTTGAAGGCCAATTGCCTGTATTTGGATATGGCGAATTGCCTATAATTATGATGGTTTGCGCATATTGAAACGGTCTATTGTGTGTGGATCTCAGTATCATTCGTGTATTTTATGAACGAAATGGTCGTCTGAAAGCGGGTGTCGCGAATTCGGAAGAAAATGCCGCATTGAGCTTGCACCGCGACATTTTTCGGAGTTTAGTCTGGGGCAAACGTGGAACAACCACGACTAAACAATGGGGAGACACAGTTGGCCGAGCCACGCAACAACGATGCGTTCGTTGAGTTTGAACGCGTTCAGAAAAGTTATGACGGCGAAACACTGGTCGTAAAGGATCTCAATCTCGCATTGCCCAAAGGTGAGTTTCTCACGATGCTTGGGCCCTCAGGATCTGGTAAAACCACTTGCCTGATGATGCTAGCTGGATTTGAGACGGCGACACACGGATCGATCAAACTGGACGGTGTATCGATCAACAACATCCCGCCGCATAAACGCGGAATTGGTATGGTGTTCCAGAACTACGCCCTGTTCCCACATATGACGATTGCTGAAAACCTGAGCTTCCCATTGGAAGTGCGCAAAATTGGCAAGTCGGAGCGTGAAGCCAAAGTGAAGCGCGCGCTGGAGATGGTTGAAATGGGGGCCTTTGGTGGCCGTCGGCCGGCACAGTTGTCAGGCGGTCAGCAGCAGCGGATCGCTTTGTCACGTGCACTGGTGTTTGAACCTGAGCTGGTTTTGATGGATGAACCGCTGGGCGCGCTTGATAAGCAGCTGCGCGAAAAAATGCAGTTCGAAATTACCCACCTGGCACACAGCCTTGGCATTACAACGGTTTACGTGACGCACGACCAGACTGAAGCGCTGACCATGTCAGACCGCGTTGCGGTGTTTGATGATGGCCGTATTCAGCAGCTGGATCCACCGGATACGCTGTATGAAGAGCCCAAAAACAGCTTCGTTGCGCAGTTTATTGGCGAAAACAACACGCTGTTGGGAACTGTTAAAGAGCTCAAGGGTGGTCAGGCGCTGGTTCAGTTGGATGATGGCGAACTTATCGATTGTAAGCCGGTGAATGTGAGCGCAGTTGGCGATCGCACCCGTGTGTCAATCCGGCCAGAGCGTGTTGAGTTTAACAAAGACCGCCTGCAAGAGGGCGCGCATACGCTGAAAGCGGAAGTGCTTGAGTTCATCTACATGGGCGACATCTTCCGCACACGTCTGCGGGTGGCTGGCAATGACGAATTTATCGTCAAGACACGGAACGCGCCGGATCAGGTGCGTTTGCAGCCGGGTGAGCAGATCGAGATCGGCTGGTTGCCGGAAGACTGCCGCGCACTAGATGCCTAAGGGCTAAAGAATATCGCATGTCCTTGGGCGTGCGATGGATAAAGAGTTCCAATGTTCGCCCGTGACGGGGCTCTAATAATGTTAGCAGCGGGCTAATTTAGGGAGACTACTGTATGACACTGACCAAAACACTGCTTACAACGACAGCGCTGACTGTTGCAGCAGGCGCGGTTGCAGCTGAGGAAATGACCATCGTTTCCTGGGGTGGCGCTTATACTAAATCGCAAAAGAACGCATATCATGACCCGTATTCGGAAAAATCTGGGGTCACCATCATCAACGATGATAGCTCTGCCGAAGCGGTTGCAAAGCTGCGTGCGATGGACGAAGCGGGCAACGTGACATGGGACGTTGTGGACGTTGTTGCGGCTGACGCTTTGCGTCTGTGCGACGAAGGTCTGGCAATGGAAATCGACCCAGACACCATGTTGGCGCCTGCGCCGGATGGCACACCTGCGTCGGAAGACTTTGGCGACCTGCTGGTTGGCGATTGCTTCATTCCGCAGATCGTTTATTCGACCACATTTGGCTATCGCACTGACTTGGTAGGTGACACACCACCAAGCAAGATTTGTGACGTCTTCGATACCGAAGCTTATCCTGGTAAGCGTTCGCTGGAAAAACGTTCGATCAACAATGTCGAATGGGCACTGCTCTGTGATGGTGTTGCCAAGGAAGACGTTTATGACGTTCTGGCAACTGAGGAAGGTCAAGACCGAGCGTTGGCCAAACTGGACACCATCAAAGACGACGTTGTCTGGTGGTCTGCCGGTGCGGATACGCCACAGCTTTTGGCGGACGGCGAAGTTGTGATGGGTTCGACCTACAATGGTCGTCTGTTCAGCGTGATCGAAGAGCAAAAGCAACCTGTTGCGATGCTTTGGGACGCTCAGGTGTTTGACCTTGATGGTTGGATCATTCCTGCGGGTCTGAGCGATGAGCGCAAAGCGCGTGCTCTGGACTACATCATGTTCGCGACAGACACACAGCGTCTGGCCGACCAAGCGAAATGGATCTCTTATGGTCCGGCGCGTAAGTCTTCGGCACCACTGGTTGGCAAGCACGCTGATCTGGGTATCGACATGGCACCACACATGCCAACCGATCCAAACAATGCTGCGAACACGTTCCTCTATAACTACGAGTTCTGGGCGGACTATCGCGACGACATCGAAGCCAAGTTCCAAGCGTGGCTGGCACAATAAGTTGTGCTGAATGATTAAGGAAAGGGCCGAAAAACGGCCCTTTCCATGCCGTAGACCTCTGCGGCCCTATAAATAAAATAATAAGAACCGATGGGGATGAAGATGAGTGACACTGCCGACAAAGGCCCGGTGCTGGCCGCTGACGGGACACCGTTAAAGCGCAGCCTCAACCGTGCTTTGAGAGTCCAGAAAACGCGTGCCTTGCTGCTGATTGCGCCGCTGCTGTTTTTCGTACTGGTTTCCTTTATCATCCCGATCATTTCGATGCTGTTCCGCTCGGTTGAGAACGACATCGTCATCAATACGCTGCCCGAAACAGTGCCAATTCTGGCGCAGTGGGATTCCTCATCGGGGGAATTGCCGTCGGAAGAGGTGTATGCCGCGATGGCGCGCGACATGATCGTAGCGGTAAAGGCCAAAAAACACACGAAACTGGCCACCCGTCTGAATTATGAAAAAACCGGCATGGCGTCGATGTTCCGCAAATCGGGTCGGAAGATCAAAAAATGGGATCCCACTGCGGATGCCCCATACAAGGAAAAGTTCATCGAGCTGCACAAGGGCTGGGGTGATGTAGAAAACTGGAAAACTATCCAGACTCACGCGGGAAAGTATACCAACGGTTACTTCTTAAATGCGATCGATATGCAGAAGACACCGGATGGCATCGAGGCACAACCTGACAATAAAAAGGTACTTGTGAAGCTGTTTGTCCGCACGTTGATCATGTCATTGATCATCATGGGATCTTGCATTTTGCTAGGCTATCCGATCGCCTGGATCTTGGCGAACCTGCCGGCTCGGCAAGCAAACATGCTGATGATCTTAGTCCTGCTTCCATTCTGGACGTC from Roseovarius sp. EL26 encodes:
- a CDS encoding extracellular solute-binding protein, which codes for MTLTKTLLTTTALTVAAGAVAAEEMTIVSWGGAYTKSQKNAYHDPYSEKSGVTIINDDSSAEAVAKLRAMDEAGNVTWDVVDVVAADALRLCDEGLAMEIDPDTMLAPAPDGTPASEDFGDLLVGDCFIPQIVYSTTFGYRTDLVGDTPPSKICDVFDTEAYPGKRSLEKRSINNVEWALLCDGVAKEDVYDVLATEEGQDRALAKLDTIKDDVVWWSAGADTPQLLADGEVVMGSTYNGRLFSVIEEQKQPVAMLWDAQVFDLDGWIIPAGLSDERKARALDYIMFATDTQRLADQAKWISYGPARKSSAPLVGKHADLGIDMAPHMPTDPNNAANTFLYNYEFWADYRDDIEAKFQAWLAQ
- a CDS encoding ABC transporter permease, with amino-acid sequence MSDTADKGPVLAADGTPLKRSLNRALRVQKTRALLLIAPLLFFVLVSFIIPIISMLFRSVENDIVINTLPETVPILAQWDSSSGELPSEEVYAAMARDMIVAVKAKKHTKLATRLNYEKTGMASMFRKSGRKIKKWDPTADAPYKEKFIELHKGWGDVENWKTIQTHAGKYTNGYFLNAIDMQKTPDGIEAQPDNKKVLVKLFVRTLIMSLIIMGSCILLGYPIAWILANLPARQANMLMILVLLPFWTSLLVRTSAWKVMLQQQGVINEVLVWLGLVADDARLVIINNQFGTVVAMTHILLPFMILPMYSVMQTIQPTYLRAAKSMGATNWTAFWRVYFPQSIPGIGAGSILVFILSIGYYITPEIVGGTKGVFISNRIAYHISSSLNWGLAAALGTILLVVVLILYWAYDKIVGIDNVKLG
- a CDS encoding polyamine ABC transporter substrate-binding protein; this encodes MKRLILTTTATLALGALSAAAEEVRVYNWSDYIDEELLAKFEEETGIDLIYDVFDSNEVLETKLLAGGSGYDVVVPTGSFMARQIQAGAFQKLDASQLPNSANMWEPIKDRTALYDPGNEYSINYMWGTTGLGINTAKVAEALGDDAPTDSLALVFDPANMEKLASCGVYFLDAPDEMIPAALKYIGEDPNSMDPEVVEKAEPILAAVRPYIKKFHSSEYINALANGDICVAFGWSGDILQARDRAAEAENGVEIEYNAPKEGALMWFDQMTIPVDAPNPEGAHKFLNFIMDAQNMAAASNYVYYANGNLASQEFLVEDVIDDTAIYPDEETVKNLYIKESYPPKVQRKATRMWTKIKSGT
- a CDS encoding ABC transporter ATP-binding protein, with amino-acid sequence MNQTVFAPWEDPAAKPLIQFKNVTKRYGDFTAIDNQSFDIYEQEFFALLGPSGCGKTTMMRMLAGFETPTEGTILLGGEDIAPIPPNKRAVNMMFQSYALFPHLSIWENIAFGLRRDKMPKDQIEARVEEMLKLTRLEQFARRKPHQISGGQRQRVALARSLAKAPKLLLLDEPLGALDAKLRQDTQFELMDIQEKTGTTFVIVTHDQEEAMTVASRVAVMDHGKIIQADTPSQIYEAPNSVYVADFIGDVTIIEGGVTAKDNGYEVAFAEGQSVFAESSLKLTNGQTGHIAIRPEKVAISSEKPKGVRNAVQGKILDIAYLGNLSTYYVELPNGQTVKSQTANTRRLSRRSFTWEDEVWLSWTDTAGILLEG
- a CDS encoding aspartate aminotransferase family protein, which encodes MTVISNHMPTAELQALDAAHHLHPFTNGGELNEKGVRVITRATGSTLTDSEGNEILDAMAGLWCVNVGYGRKEMAEVAARQMLELPYYNTFFQTTHVPAIALSERLAKLSPYDLNHVFYAGSGSEANDTNIRLVRTYWAEKGHPGKKTIIARKNGYHGSTVGSGSLGGMTGMHAQGGMPIPDIHHIDQPNWYAEGGDMDPNEFGLQRARALEEAILELGEDKVAAFIGEPIQGAGGVIIPPETYWPEIQRICEKYNILLIADEVITGFGRTGNWFGSETFNIKPHIMTIAKGLSSGYAPIGGSLVCDEVAEVLNGCEFNHGYTYSGHPVACAVALENLRLLDEEGIVETASKETGPYLKQKWDSLNDHPLVGETQICGMMGSLALTPHKDSRAQFAAEAGTAGLICREHCFANGLIMRHVGDRMVISPPLVITKGDIDALAERAWKALDQAHAQLKSEGLMQAAS
- a CDS encoding GntR family transcriptional regulator; its protein translation is MNKPDKKIGQVVQTAGRLPAHEVVYRRLRDLILFGDLTPGQPVTIQGLTERLETGMTPVREAIRRLTAESALEFQGNRRVCVPLLNADNISELILARQWLDPHLALRATERATLEDLDFLTAIDSDHDNAIRKGDLKSYLELNYKFHKRLYKIADAPILADLADGLWLRFGPSLRVVCGRMGTQNLPDKHKEVLNAMHARDAEAAARAIREDVIQGMEQVRHALEIEAAQH
- a CDS encoding ABC transporter ATP-binding protein; translation: MAEPRNNDAFVEFERVQKSYDGETLVVKDLNLALPKGEFLTMLGPSGSGKTTCLMMLAGFETATHGSIKLDGVSINNIPPHKRGIGMVFQNYALFPHMTIAENLSFPLEVRKIGKSEREAKVKRALEMVEMGAFGGRRPAQLSGGQQQRIALSRALVFEPELVLMDEPLGALDKQLREKMQFEITHLAHSLGITTVYVTHDQTEALTMSDRVAVFDDGRIQQLDPPDTLYEEPKNSFVAQFIGENNTLLGTVKELKGGQALVQLDDGELIDCKPVNVSAVGDRTRVSIRPERVEFNKDRLQEGAHTLKAEVLEFIYMGDIFRTRLRVAGNDEFIVKTRNAPDQVRLQPGEQIEIGWLPEDCRALDA